Proteins encoded in a region of the Flavobacterium sp. PMTSA4 genome:
- a CDS encoding YegP family protein → MGAFVISKRLNGDYKFIFATRRGKTIFTSIGCKNKSDCEKMIAAIQENIGQFTFTRNKNAAGKYFFRLAKDGLVLATSRKFSTELLFQKGITSLMEHLPNSETLDFSENEFVFPDSEGVFAEEQE, encoded by the coding sequence ATGGGAGCATTTGTAATCAGTAAGCGATTGAATGGCGATTATAAATTCATTTTTGCAACTCGACGAGGGAAAACCATTTTTACGAGCATTGGTTGTAAAAATAAATCGGATTGTGAGAAGATGATAGCGGCTATTCAGGAGAATATTGGTCAGTTTACGTTTACTCGTAATAAGAATGCTGCTGGGAAATACTTTTTTCGCCTGGCTAAAGATGGCTTGGTGTTGGCTACCAGCCGAAAATTTTCTACGGAACTTTTATTTCAAAAAGGGATTACTAGCTTGATGGAGCATTTGCCTAACTCGGAGACATTAGATTTTTCTGAAAATGAGTTTGTGTTCCCTGATTCGGAAGGTGTTTTTGCTGAAGAACAGGAGTAG
- a CDS encoding 2TM domain-containing protein, giving the protein MELIMRRNYFEPSGNIELDNARMRVHELKRFYIHVLIYSIAVALYIGKRYFGLPINFWPINFINEFFMWIWTFIVGIKAVKLFFRERFFGTKWEQQKIKEMMDEEQSKTTKWQ; this is encoded by the coding sequence ATGGAATTAATCATGAGAAGAAACTATTTTGAACCATCGGGAAATATAGAACTTGACAATGCAAGAATGCGAGTTCATGAATTAAAAAGATTTTATATTCATGTGTTAATTTACTCTATAGCAGTAGCGCTTTACATAGGGAAAAGGTATTTTGGATTGCCTATTAATTTTTGGCCAATTAATTTTATCAATGAGTTTTTCATGTGGATTTGGACATTCATTGTTGGTATAAAAGCGGTAAAACTATTTTTTAGAGAGCGATTTTTTGGAACCAAATGGGAACAACAAAAAATTAAAGAAATGATGGATGAAGAACAATCAAAAACTACAAAATGGCAATAA
- a CDS encoding TonB-dependent receptor, which produces MKTFYSFLFFACSFITFAQTEISGIVVDQKNRPLAGANIYIDGTYDGATTDENGKFSFTTTETGTQTLVITMITYEDLKMPIDVANCKDKTFALRESMNTLDTVIITAGTFDAGEKARVSVLKPLDIVTTAGSNANIVAALQTLPGTQTVGEDGRLFVRGGEADETQTFVDGIRVAQPYGSTTANVPTRGRFSPFLFSGMSFSTGGYSAEYGEALSSVLLLNTTDEATEEKTDISLMTVGLGLANTQVWKNNSLTFNTAYIDLAPYQKLIPQNVSWNKPFHSLSGEAVYRHTFNNGIFKLYAAFDASEFDINQESINQPSPRRVDLNNNNFYLNASYKGNLGNQWKLFTGLAYGYGQNDINIYSGKVFNVENSNHLKVKVNKALTDRIKLTFGADYFITKFDEYFQNSSDLARYDYGYDANIAAAYVETDVFFSRKLAMKVGGRISNNDYLNETVFTPRLSVGYKVSKAGQFSLAYGMFSQAPRQDYLKFADYLSSERADHYILNYQYNKDRQTFRAEVYFKDYADLVKYNDASGAPVTVYNNNGTGYAKGLDIFWRDNKSIKNLEYWVSYSFIDTKRDYKNFPTEATPSFVADQSLSVVGKWWINKWKSQVSITNSFSTGRPYNNPNESTYLGSKTKGYNNLSLGWAYLISQQKILYFSASNVLATQNVFGYEYANTPNANGMYDRRAIRPTADQFFFVGFFWTISDNKKDNQLNNL; this is translated from the coding sequence ATGAAAACTTTTTATTCTTTTTTATTCTTTGCTTGTAGTTTTATAACGTTTGCACAAACTGAAATTTCGGGTATTGTGGTTGACCAAAAGAACCGACCACTGGCAGGAGCCAACATTTATATAGACGGAACGTATGACGGCGCCACGACTGACGAAAACGGGAAGTTTAGCTTTACCACTACCGAAACAGGAACACAAACGCTGGTGATAACCATGATTACCTATGAGGATTTGAAAATGCCTATTGATGTGGCTAATTGCAAGGATAAAACCTTTGCGTTACGCGAAAGCATGAATACGCTGGATACGGTTATCATTACGGCGGGAACATTTGATGCTGGTGAAAAGGCAAGAGTTTCGGTGTTGAAACCATTGGATATTGTGACTACGGCAGGTTCGAATGCTAACATTGTAGCAGCGTTGCAAACCTTACCAGGAACACAAACCGTTGGCGAAGATGGAAGGTTGTTTGTTCGTGGTGGTGAAGCTGATGAAACTCAAACGTTTGTGGATGGCATCAGAGTAGCGCAACCGTATGGTTCAACCACAGCAAATGTGCCAACACGCGGACGATTTTCGCCTTTTTTGTTTAGCGGTATGTCGTTTTCAACGGGTGGTTATTCGGCAGAGTATGGCGAAGCGTTATCGAGTGTGTTGTTGTTGAATACTACTGATGAAGCTACGGAAGAGAAAACGGATATTTCGCTAATGACTGTTGGGCTTGGCTTGGCGAATACGCAAGTATGGAAAAACAATTCGTTGACGTTTAACACGGCTTATATTGACCTGGCGCCTTATCAAAAACTGATTCCTCAAAATGTTTCGTGGAACAAACCTTTTCACTCGCTTTCGGGAGAAGCGGTGTATCGTCATACATTTAATAACGGGATTTTTAAACTTTATGCGGCTTTTGATGCTTCGGAGTTTGATATTAATCAGGAAAGCATCAATCAACCTTCGCCACGAAGAGTAGATTTGAACAATAACAATTTTTATCTGAATGCTTCGTATAAAGGGAACTTAGGCAATCAGTGGAAATTGTTTACCGGTTTGGCGTATGGTTATGGGCAAAATGATATTAACATCTATTCGGGGAAAGTGTTTAATGTAGAAAACTCGAACCATTTGAAAGTAAAGGTAAACAAGGCGTTGACCGATAGAATCAAACTGACTTTTGGTGCGGATTATTTCATTACTAAGTTTGATGAGTATTTTCAAAATTCGAGTGATTTAGCACGCTATGATTATGGTTATGATGCTAATATTGCAGCAGCTTATGTAGAAACAGACGTATTTTTTTCGAGAAAACTGGCGATGAAAGTAGGCGGAAGAATTTCGAACAACGATTACTTAAACGAAACTGTATTTACACCAAGACTTTCGGTAGGTTACAAAGTATCGAAAGCGGGACAATTCTCGTTGGCTTATGGAATGTTTTCGCAAGCGCCAAGACAAGATTATTTGAAATTTGCAGACTATTTATCGAGTGAAAGAGCCGACCATTACATCTTGAACTATCAGTATAACAAAGACCGACAAACCTTCAGAGCTGAGGTTTATTTTAAAGACTATGCCGATTTGGTGAAATACAATGATGCAAGTGGAGCACCTGTGACTGTATATAACAACAACGGAACAGGATATGCGAAAGGGTTGGATATTTTTTGGAGAGATAACAAATCGATTAAGAATTTAGAGTATTGGGTTTCTTATTCGTTTATTGATACCAAAAGAGATTATAAAAACTTTCCAACGGAAGCAACGCCAAGTTTTGTGGCCGACCAAAGTTTATCAGTAGTTGGTAAATGGTGGATAAACAAATGGAAATCGCAGGTAAGCATCACCAATAGTTTTTCGACTGGAAGACCTTATAACAATCCGAATGAAAGTACTTATTTGGGCAGTAAAACCAAAGGATATAATAATTTGAGTTTGGGTTGGGCTTATTTAATCAGTCAGCAAAAGATATTATATTTCTCGGCATCGAATGTATTGGCTACGCAAAATGTATTTGGGTATGAATATGCCAACACACCTAATGCCAACGGAATGTATGACCGCAGAGCTATAAGACCAACGGCAGATCAGTTTTTCTTTGTTGGGTTCTTTTGGACTATCAGTGATAACAAAAAAGACAATCAGTTGAATAATTTGTAG
- a CDS encoding YfcC family protein — MKKIKFPSAQTILLLIAALVTLLTWIVPAGKYNQLSYNKETKTFAIISGENSKTVAGTAKTLDSLGIKIPLEKFTNGDIWKPINIPNTYKEVDAKPQGFFEFVKSPIKGIIEGADIIFLVLFIGGLIGLMNITGAFDAGISWLAKALKGKEYILIILVTALVSIGGTTFGLAEETIAFYPILIPVFLAAKYDAMVALASIYLGSSIGTMCSTTNPFSAIIASDAAGINWTSGLTSRFIAYVIGTLICIIYIMRYAKKVKDNPSKSVIFDQKEQIENLFKNNTESELKLTSRLRLILFVFSMCFVVMIYGVARLDWMFTEMTTVFFVGAILIGFIAKIKETVFIDAFFKGAGELLGVAIIIGIARGITVIMNDGLISDTMLFYASNITEGMNKGLFANVLFVIYGGLSFFIPSSSGMAVLTMPIMSPLADTVGVGREVVVDCYQYGMGLFSFISPTGLILASLAIVKVGYDKWLKFVMPLVYLLFIFSVIILTVSVYF; from the coding sequence ATGAAAAAAATAAAATTCCCTTCTGCACAAACCATTTTATTGCTTATTGCTGCTTTGGTTACGTTGCTAACTTGGATAGTTCCGGCAGGAAAGTACAATCAATTATCGTATAACAAGGAAACCAAAACTTTTGCAATTATCAGCGGCGAAAACTCAAAAACAGTAGCAGGAACCGCTAAAACATTAGACAGTTTAGGAATAAAAATTCCATTAGAGAAATTCACAAATGGTGATATTTGGAAACCTATAAATATTCCCAATACATATAAAGAAGTTGATGCTAAACCTCAAGGTTTTTTTGAATTTGTAAAATCTCCAATTAAAGGAATAATTGAAGGTGCAGACATAATTTTTTTAGTTCTTTTTATTGGTGGTTTAATTGGCTTAATGAATATTACCGGTGCTTTTGACGCTGGAATTTCATGGTTAGCAAAAGCGTTGAAAGGAAAAGAATATATTTTAATAATTCTTGTTACCGCTTTAGTTTCAATTGGTGGAACAACATTTGGTTTGGCAGAAGAAACCATTGCCTTCTATCCTATTTTAATTCCCGTTTTTCTTGCCGCAAAATATGATGCAATGGTTGCCTTAGCGTCTATTTATCTTGGTTCTAGTATCGGAACAATGTGTTCAACTACAAATCCATTTAGTGCAATTATCGCTTCTGATGCAGCAGGAATCAATTGGACTTCTGGTTTAACTAGTCGTTTCATAGCTTATGTTATTGGCACATTAATTTGTATTATTTACATCATGCGTTATGCCAAAAAAGTAAAAGATAATCCTAGTAAATCAGTCATTTTTGATCAAAAAGAACAAATAGAAAACTTATTCAAAAACAACACCGAATCAGAATTAAAACTAACATCCAGACTGCGCTTAATTCTATTTGTATTCAGCATGTGTTTTGTAGTAATGATATATGGTGTGGCTAGATTAGATTGGATGTTTACTGAAATGACAACAGTATTTTTTGTTGGTGCTATTCTCATTGGTTTCATTGCAAAAATAAAAGAAACTGTTTTTATAGATGCTTTTTTTAAAGGTGCAGGCGAACTATTAGGCGTTGCTATAATCATTGGAATTGCTCGTGGAATAACGGTAATTATGAATGACGGATTAATTAGTGATACAATGCTTTTTTATGCCAGTAACATAACCGAAGGAATGAATAAAGGATTATTTGCTAATGTTTTGTTTGTTATTTATGGCGGATTGTCATTTTTCATTCCATCATCATCAGGAATGGCCGTTTTAACCATGCCGATAATGTCTCCATTAGCCGATACTGTTGGTGTTGGTAGAGAAGTTGTAGTTGATTGTTATCAATATGGAATGGGTTTATTTTCGTTCATTAGTCCAACTGGCTTGATTCTTGCTTCTTTAGCAATTGTAAAAGTTGGTTATGATAAATGGTTAAAATTTGTGATGCCTTTGGTATACTTACTTTTCATTTTTTCCGTTATTATACTAACTGTTTCTGTTTATTTTTAG
- a CDS encoding 2TM domain-containing protein has protein sequence MENLDDIKYQTALKRVKRIKGFYTHLMVYIVINIALFIVNYQNLGPNEDFFGLRLFSTPIFWGIGVLAHGLSVFMPTWFLGKDWEERKIKELMEKQKSDNKWE, from the coding sequence ATGGAGAATTTAGACGACATAAAATATCAAACAGCTCTTAAAAGAGTTAAAAGAATCAAAGGATTTTATACGCATTTGATGGTTTATATTGTGATAAACATTGCTCTGTTCATTGTCAATTATCAAAATCTTGGGCCAAATGAGGATTTCTTTGGATTAAGACTTTTCAGTACGCCAATCTTTTGGGGAATAGGTGTTTTGGCACATGGATTATCGGTTTTTATGCCAACTTGGTTTTTGGGTAAAGATTGGGAAGAAAGAAAGATAAAAGAATTGATGGAAAAACAAAAGAGCGATAACAAATGGGAATAA
- a CDS encoding IS1096 element passenger TnpR family protein, with protein MIYKFRAILDAEEDVFRDIAIDENDTLEDLHNAIVNAFGFDGMEVASFYTCDDTWNQEDEIPMFDSGDVPGEQKIMSDFALNDLLYDNQTKIIYVYDFINMWTFLVELAAIEEAQPGETYPALLFSHGELPAEAIEKKFEADNDDDFYSEFEDDLDDDDLDMFGGDDSFEDYGFEENWN; from the coding sequence ATGATTTATAAGTTTAGAGCTATTCTCGATGCTGAAGAAGATGTTTTTAGAGATATAGCGATTGATGAAAACGATACTCTAGAAGATTTACATAATGCTATAGTTAACGCATTTGGCTTTGACGGAATGGAAGTAGCTTCATTTTACACTTGCGACGATACTTGGAATCAAGAAGATGAAATCCCAATGTTTGATTCGGGTGATGTTCCTGGTGAACAAAAAATAATGAGCGACTTTGCTTTGAATGATTTACTATATGATAATCAAACCAAAATCATCTATGTGTATGATTTTATCAATATGTGGACTTTCTTAGTAGAACTAGCTGCTATTGAAGAAGCTCAACCCGGAGAAACGTATCCAGCATTATTATTTTCTCACGGAGAATTGCCTGCTGAAGCTATTGAGAAAAAATTTGAAGCCGATAACGATGATGATTTTTATTCTGAATTTGAAGACGATTTAGATGATGATGATTTAGACATGTTTGGTGGTGATGACAGCTTTGAAGACTACGGATTTGAGGAAAATTGGAATTAA
- a CDS encoding 2TM domain-containing protein: MAIIMEQFNNDYEKYQKAHKQVQEIKGFYTHLFTYIIVMIGLIFINLRYSPQYLWFLWSMAGWGIGLIFHGMKAFNYTPFLGKNWEEQKIKEYMDEEKNKRSKYE, encoded by the coding sequence ATGGCAATAATCATGGAACAGTTTAATAACGACTACGAAAAATATCAAAAAGCACACAAACAAGTGCAAGAAATAAAAGGATTTTATACTCATTTGTTTACTTATATCATCGTAATGATAGGTTTGATTTTTATTAATTTAAGATATTCGCCTCAGTATTTATGGTTTCTTTGGTCAATGGCTGGTTGGGGAATTGGTTTGATTTTTCACGGAATGAAAGCTTTTAACTATACACCTTTTTTGGGTAAAAATTGGGAAGAGCAAAAGATAAAAGAATACATGGACGAGGAAAAAAACAAAAGAAGTAAATACGAATAA
- a CDS encoding cation transporter, which translates to MEKTIFEISKMDCPSEEQLIRIKLGSISSIFHLEFDIPNRKLTVIHNNNLNLIEKSLHELNLGTQKISSEPTEFTKTNDNTSQRKVLLIALYINIAFFVIEITTGFFSKSIGLVADSLDMLADGFVYGISLFAVGGSMLKKKQIVRMAGYFQLTLAVIGFAEVFRRFIGQEPMPNFKTMIVVSIFAFIANGVCLYLLQKSKGKEEVHMQASLIFTSNDVIINLGVITAGLLVHWLHSGLPDLIIGAIVFVVVIGGAFRILKLSK; encoded by the coding sequence ATGGAAAAAACAATATTTGAAATCAGTAAAATGGACTGTCCTTCCGAGGAGCAACTCATCCGCATTAAGTTAGGCAGCATTTCAAGTATCTTTCATTTAGAGTTCGACATTCCTAACAGAAAGCTAACCGTCATTCACAACAACAACCTCAACCTGATTGAAAAATCACTACACGAACTCAATTTAGGCACGCAAAAAATCAGTTCCGAACCTACCGAATTCACAAAAACTAACGACAACACTTCGCAAAGAAAAGTACTGCTCATAGCACTCTACATCAACATTGCTTTTTTTGTAATCGAAATAACAACAGGCTTTTTCTCAAAATCAATCGGACTCGTTGCCGACAGTTTAGACATGCTTGCCGATGGTTTTGTATACGGAATCAGTCTTTTTGCCGTTGGTGGTAGCATGCTCAAAAAGAAACAAATTGTTCGAATGGCGGGCTATTTTCAACTAACCCTGGCCGTTATCGGATTTGCAGAAGTCTTCCGCCGTTTCATTGGTCAGGAACCAATGCCAAATTTCAAAACCATGATTGTGGTTTCCATTTTCGCTTTTATTGCCAATGGCGTTTGTTTATACCTCCTTCAAAAATCAAAAGGAAAAGAAGAAGTCCACATGCAGGCAAGCCTCATCTTTACATCAAACGATGTCATTATCAATCTGGGAGTCATCACCGCAGGACTTTTAGTCCATTGGCTTCACTCAGGACTACCCGATTTAATCATTGGAGCCATAGTATTTGTAGTGGTAATTGGCGGCGCTTTTCGTATATTAAAACTGAGCAAATAA
- a CDS encoding carboxypeptidase-like regulatory domain-containing protein, with the protein MTSYQERKLSMFIVFAQFIQGTLAAILASMPNFETLFDKFLLKINEINVLTGNQMLNRKGNRLEKIYVRDSLCFDADDIASKVMAYANYENNFLLFNEVKYTKNVLLQMADTACKTCCQIIHDKALEYVTELATYGITSGVLTDFQAKIDLFELTIPKPKAGIQDKKFATEQLKEKFEEASEFLKKMFILSKTKKKDYPDFVKEFVIAKRIDKPAFVEMSARGAVVDDAGERIGKVTMECKKLNFKRRVAASGGFYLKHMENGVYEFVFSRPGYETTVVEMVFYKGTRFEVEVVMKQLAN; encoded by the coding sequence ATGACATCTTATCAAGAAAGAAAGCTTTCGATGTTTATTGTTTTTGCGCAGTTTATTCAAGGTACGCTTGCTGCAATATTGGCTTCAATGCCAAATTTTGAAACGTTATTTGACAAGTTTTTGTTAAAAATTAACGAGATTAATGTATTGACGGGTAACCAGATGCTTAACCGAAAAGGTAACCGTTTGGAGAAAATTTATGTTAGAGATAGCTTGTGTTTTGATGCGGATGATATTGCATCGAAAGTGATGGCTTATGCTAATTATGAGAATAACTTTTTGCTTTTTAATGAAGTGAAGTATACTAAAAATGTTTTGTTGCAAATGGCAGATACTGCTTGTAAAACGTGTTGCCAGATTATTCATGATAAGGCATTAGAGTATGTAACAGAATTGGCAACATATGGAATTACGAGTGGTGTTTTGACTGATTTTCAGGCAAAGATTGATTTGTTTGAGTTAACTATTCCGAAGCCAAAAGCGGGAATTCAGGATAAAAAATTTGCTACGGAGCAGTTAAAAGAGAAGTTTGAAGAGGCGAGTGAGTTTTTGAAAAAGATGTTTATTTTGAGTAAGACGAAGAAAAAGGATTATCCTGATTTTGTAAAGGAGTTTGTGATTGCGAAACGTATTGATAAGCCTGCTTTTGTAGAAATGAGTGCTAGAGGTGCGGTGGTTGATGATGCTGGGGAACGCATTGGGAAGGTAACGATGGAATGCAAGAAGTTGAATTTTAAACGCAGGGTTGCGGCAAGTGGTGGTTTTTATTTGAAGCATATGGAGAATGGTGTTTATGAGTTTGTGTTTAGCCGACCGGGTTATGAAACTACTGTTGTTGAAATGGTTTTTTATAAAGGTACGCGGTTTGAGGTTGAGGTTGTGATGAAGCAATTAGCGAATTAA
- a CDS encoding SRPBCC domain-containing protein — MNTNTDCEIYSSRVLEFSVEKVYRAFAEVEHLKDWWGPEGFTNTIHEFDLKPGGNWILTMHGPEVGHYENASVFTTVVPMELVAWQRKSKPLFAMEVGFKKLDDARTEISFRMIFDSAEECNKIKGFATPKNEENFDRLERELLKVG, encoded by the coding sequence ATGAATACAAACACAGATTGCGAAATATACAGTTCTAGGGTTTTGGAATTTTCTGTTGAGAAGGTGTATCGGGCTTTTGCTGAGGTGGAGCATTTGAAGGATTGGTGGGGACCTGAAGGTTTTACGAATACTATTCATGAGTTTGACTTAAAACCGGGTGGCAACTGGATACTGACGATGCACGGACCGGAAGTTGGTCATTATGAAAATGCCTCGGTGTTTACGACTGTTGTGCCGATGGAGTTGGTGGCTTGGCAACGGAAATCGAAGCCTTTGTTTGCTATGGAGGTTGGGTTTAAAAAACTGGATGATGCCCGAACGGAGATTTCTTTTCGAATGATTTTTGACTCTGCTGAGGAATGCAACAAGATTAAAGGTTTTGCTACGCCTAAGAATGAGGAGAACTTTGATAGACTGGAGCGAGAACTTTTGAAGGTAGGTTGA
- a CDS encoding 2TM domain-containing protein produces MQKVIQYIFKTIITGIVISFIIAAVLITIECIFGRELVFDEKLKVELGYYLLYGVTLTFINGTFFHYLNNIVVWKKYTKYRLLIGALGGISLTMLGIFGLRIVTRVMIEGTSFSEFIQKERFRYYIVSLLITIVITLIFHLIYFYKKSQENKLKEQKVIAGTASAKFESLKNQIDPHFLFNSLNVLSSLIEENPENAQKFTTSLSKIYRYVLEQKDKELVSVEEELSFAKTYMNLLKMRFENSISYEVPTDFINPDAKVVPLSLQLLLENTIKHNIVSENKPLRIKIYIEDNYLIVENNLQKKEVLQERKGVGLQNIVNRYGLLSERKVLVEETADFFRIKIPILTKQIVIMESQNKYNENMAYMKAKERVEKLRGFYSNLISYCCVIPLLIFINLRTTSFQWFWFPMLGWGLGLTFHALETFGFGKSWEEKKIQEIMNKDNKSNQKWN; encoded by the coding sequence ATGCAAAAAGTCATTCAATATATATTCAAAACTATTATTACCGGGATTGTAATTAGTTTTATCATTGCGGCAGTATTGATAACTATTGAATGCATCTTTGGAAGAGAATTGGTTTTTGATGAAAAACTAAAAGTAGAATTAGGGTATTATTTGCTTTATGGAGTGACATTAACGTTTATTAACGGAACGTTCTTTCATTATTTAAACAACATTGTAGTTTGGAAAAAGTATACTAAATACCGATTGTTAATTGGTGCATTAGGTGGAATATCGTTAACGATGTTGGGGATTTTTGGTTTGCGAATTGTAACCAGAGTAATGATAGAAGGAACATCTTTTAGTGAATTTATACAAAAAGAGCGATTCAGATACTACATTGTTTCTTTGCTTATAACCATTGTAATAACATTGATTTTTCACCTGATTTATTTCTATAAAAAATCGCAGGAGAATAAGCTAAAAGAACAAAAAGTAATAGCAGGAACGGCTTCCGCAAAGTTTGAGAGTTTAAAAAATCAGATTGATCCACACTTTCTATTCAATAGTTTGAATGTATTGAGTTCATTGATAGAAGAAAACCCAGAGAATGCTCAAAAGTTTACCACTTCGTTGTCAAAAATATACCGCTATGTGTTGGAACAAAAAGACAAAGAACTGGTTTCGGTAGAAGAAGAATTGAGTTTTGCCAAAACGTATATGAACCTTTTAAAAATGCGTTTTGAAAACAGTATCAGCTATGAAGTACCAACCGATTTTATAAATCCCGACGCCAAAGTAGTTCCGTTATCGTTGCAATTATTACTTGAAAATACTATTAAACACAACATCGTTAGCGAGAACAAACCACTTAGAATTAAAATTTATATAGAGGATAATTATCTGATTGTAGAAAATAATTTGCAGAAGAAAGAAGTACTCCAAGAACGAAAAGGTGTAGGACTGCAGAACATCGTCAACCGCTACGGATTACTTTCGGAACGCAAAGTATTGGTGGAAGAAACCGCAGATTTCTTCCGAATTAAAATTCCAATATTAACCAAACAAATCGTCATCATGGAATCACAAAATAAATACAACGAAAATATGGCTTACATGAAAGCCAAAGAACGAGTAGAAAAACTAAGAGGATTTTACAGCAACCTGATTTCCTATTGTTGCGTTATTCCTTTACTAATCTTTATCAATTTGAGAACTACAAGTTTTCAATGGTTTTGGTTCCCAATGTTAGGTTGGGGTTTAGGTTTAACCTTTCATGCTTTAGAAACTTTTGGTTTTGGAAAATCATGGGAAGAAAAGAAAATCCAGGAAATCATGAATAAAGATAACAAGTCTAATCAAAAATGGAATTAA
- a CDS encoding cation transporter → MKNFILLVFALLSFSVSGQVKKNQKAVIQTVFNCDHCKECETCGKNFQANLYKIKGLKTFEIDEEKMTITVYFNAQKTDLQAIKTAISKLGFDADEIKADETAYEKLDDCCKKA, encoded by the coding sequence ATGAAAAATTTTATTTTATTGGTTTTTGCTTTGTTGTCTTTTTCGGTTTCGGGGCAAGTAAAGAAGAATCAAAAAGCTGTTATTCAGACAGTTTTTAATTGTGACCACTGTAAGGAATGTGAAACATGTGGTAAAAATTTTCAAGCTAACTTATATAAAATAAAAGGGTTAAAGACATTTGAAATTGATGAAGAAAAAATGACTATAACCGTTTATTTTAATGCTCAAAAAACGGATTTGCAAGCTATAAAAACGGCTATTTCGAAATTAGGATTTGATGCCGATGAAATAAAAGCCGATGAAACAGCTTATGAAAAATTAGACGATTGCTGTAAAAAGGCTTAG
- a CDS encoding nucleoid-associated protein, producing the protein MINLFNAHIESLSIHRVGNKSRNEAIFLSEQPYNLNDEIVPLLKEYFFKPFREKEENYFQFAHDVDLEYNDMFNLATEIFTNPSEAHAVSKKITQHLFEQSNHPHIKNGEVYVAYITNISIDNNVVDAIGVFKSEIKTDFMQFEEKGKTLEMILQQGINLNKQDKGCLIFNYKKEEGYKILTVDSNRYDARYWLEHFLSVDAFQDENFFTKKYLKFCQGFAKDVVLPAEDKKEEVLFMNRSVNYFAKNDEFEESKFLNEVVNNPDLIPEFKNYKADKGEKYSIEDLTSFPIANAAVTDARKSIKNVINLDTNIQIKLDFINPESAEKFVEKGWDEEKQMYYYLVYFNKEQKS; encoded by the coding sequence ATGATCAATCTTTTTAACGCTCATATCGAGAGTTTATCTATTCACCGAGTTGGAAACAAAAGCAGAAACGAAGCCATTTTCCTTTCGGAACAACCTTATAATTTAAATGACGAAATTGTTCCTTTGTTAAAGGAATATTTTTTCAAACCTTTCAGAGAAAAAGAGGAAAACTATTTTCAATTTGCTCATGATGTTGATTTGGAATACAACGATATGTTCAATTTGGCAACAGAGATATTCACTAATCCAAGTGAAGCTCATGCTGTTTCTAAAAAAATAACGCAACACCTTTTTGAACAATCCAATCATCCTCATATTAAAAACGGTGAAGTTTATGTTGCCTATATCACTAACATATCAATAGACAACAATGTAGTTGATGCTATTGGTGTTTTTAAAAGCGAAATCAAAACCGATTTCATGCAGTTTGAAGAAAAAGGAAAAACTCTTGAAATGATTTTGCAACAAGGAATCAACCTGAATAAACAAGACAAAGGATGCTTGATTTTTAATTACAAAAAAGAAGAAGGTTATAAAATTCTAACGGTTGATAGCAATCGATATGATGCACGTTATTGGTTAGAACATTTCCTTTCGGTTGATGCTTTTCAGGATGAAAACTTCTTCACTAAAAAGTACTTAAAGTTTTGTCAAGGTTTTGCAAAAGACGTTGTACTTCCTGCCGAAGATAAAAAAGAAGAAGTTTTATTTATGAATCGTTCTGTGAATTATTTTGCCAAGAACGATGAATTTGAAGAAAGCAAATTCTTGAATGAAGTAGTAAACAATCCAGACTTAATACCTGAATTTAAAAACTACAAAGCTGATAAAGGCGAAAAATACAGTATTGAAGATTTAACAAGTTTTCCAATTGCTAATGCTGCAGTAACCGATGCTCGAAAATCGATAAAAAATGTTATCAATCTTGATACTAACATTCAAATCAAACTGGATTTCATTAATCCTGAAAGTGCTGAAAAATTTGTAGAAAAAGGTTGGGACGAAGAAAAACAAATGTATTATTACTTAGTTTATTTCAACAAAGAACAAAAAAGTTAA